The region TTCGCCAGGTCGCACACTACTTGTGGAACCGTTTTGGCAGTTCTCACCGTGTACGGTTTGTGGCGATCAACTTTGAGCCAGTGGTCGGTGAAATCCTCGAAAAAGTGGATGATGGCCAGATGGGCGTGGTGTTGAAACGCATGATGGTGCGCGCAGCGTCAAAAGTGGCTGAACGCTACGGCGTGCAGGCGCTGGTGACCGGTGAAGCACTGGGCCAGGTGTCCAGCCAGACGCTGACCAATCTGCGTTTAATCGACAACGTTTCTGACACGCTGATTTTGCGCCCGCTTATCTCTTACGATAAAGAGCACATCATCGATCTGGCGCGTGAAATCGGTACTGAAGATTTCGCCCGTACCATGCCGGAGTATTGTGGTGTGATCTCGAAAAGCCCAACTGTAAAAGCGGTGAAGGCGAAAATCGAAGCGGAAGAGGAACATTTCGACTTCTCCATCCTAGATAAAGTGGTCGCTGAAGCGAGCAATATCGATATCCGCGAAATCGCCCAGCAGACCCAGGAAACCGTGGTCGAAGTTGAAACGGTCAACGGTTTTGGCCCGAACGATGTGATCCTGGATATCCGCTCTATTGATGAACAGGATGACAAACCGCTGAAGCTGGAAGGGATCGACGTGGTTTCGCTGCCGTTCTATAAACTGAGCACCAAATTTGGCGACCTCGATCAGAACAAAACCTGGTTGCTGTGGTGCGAACGCGGCGTGATGAGCCGTCTGCAGGCGCTCTATCTGCGCGAGCAGGGTTTTACCAACGTTAAAGTTTATCGCCCATAAAAAACTGCCGGAGAGGGTGACCTTTTCCGGCAGCTTTCGCGTTACTTTGCATTGAAAGCCCGGCAGGCATCGCACCGCCGGGCTTTTTGTTTTCAGGCTTCGTAGTAGTTATAAATTCCGGCAGCCATCACCAGCTGTGATGCCACTTCGTGCGCTTTTTCGCGCCCCACCAGTAAATCAATAATTTTCAAAGCAAAATCGATGGCGGTACCCGGCCCCTGGCTGGTGAGCAGATTAACGCGCGGATCCCACACGACGCGTTTATCCTGCCACTGTTCGGCGGGAATAGTCTCTTTCAGGCCAGGAAAGCCGGTCATATTGCCCAGCGGGAAAATCTCATGCGGCACCAGCACGGTGCCCGCCGCAGCACAAATTGCGGCGACGATACGGCCCGAGAGGTGAAACTGGCGCACGGTTTCCACCAGTAACGGACTATCGCGAAAACACTCCGCCCCTTTCAGACCGCCGGGCAGCACAATCACGTCGTAATCGCCATCGGCTACTTCTACTAACGGCGCATCCGCCAGCAGTTTTACGCCGCGTGAGCAAGTAACGACCAGATTGCCATCACTGGCGACGCTGGCGGTAGTAACGGCAATTCCACCACGTACCAGCAGATCGATAGTGGTGACCGCTTCGGTTTCTTCACTACCAGGGGCGAGACATATCAGAGCCGATGCGCTCATACTCACTCTCCTTACGTTTAATCATTTCATACAGACGGGCGTTTTCCGGCACCGCAATACCGTGCGCGCGGGCGCGCCTGAGCAGGTAACCCGTAATATAATCACACTCGGTATGGCGCATCGCGCGTACGTCCTGCAGCATAGATGAGATATTTTCTGCCGTGTTTTCAATAATCTGATTCACGTAGCTCAGTAAATCATCGGCAGAAATATGGTGGCCTTCACGTTCAATCACCGCAGCAACTTCACGCGTCACCTTTTGGATCTCCTCCGGGAACGCTCGCAGATCGCCATTTTTACAGTCATGCAGCGCGGTTAACGGGTTGATGACGCAGTTCACCGCCAGCTTGCGCCACAGCGCCGGACGGATCGTGTTATGCCAGGCCACGTCCGGCAGCACATCCTGCAGGATGTCGGCCAGATAGCTGAACTCGCCATCCTGCTGTCGCGCCGGACCAATGTGCGTGGTACCGCTGGCAACGTGCACGATAACATTGCCATCACGGCGCGCAGCATGAGTAGTCGTACCGATCAGTAACGGATTCGCCAGTGCTTTCAACTCTTCGACAGTGCCCATGCCGTTGTGAATCAGGAGCACGGGGGTTGAAGGTGAGAGTGTTGCTGCCAGCCCTTTCACCGCATCGGAAACTTGCCACGCTTTTAACGTCACCAGCAATAAATCGCTACGCGCCAGGAATTCAGGATCGTTGGCCGTCAGGGATTCGTTAAATATTGAGCCGTCTTCATCAACGACATTCACACTGCAAAATGGCTGTGGCACGCGCAACCAACCCTGTACCTCATGTCCCTTTTTACACAACGCGGTTAACCACAATTGCCCTAAAGCACCGCATCCGAGTACGGTAATTCTCATTTATCCTCCTCACCTGCAACGTCGCCAGGTGTTGCTTTCACCATTATAGCGCTGTCGGCTAAGCTTCCCGTATTACAAGTTGAGTTATGCCTCGTTGCGGGTATTATGCAACGCAACAAATGCAGAGGGAGAAGAAAAGATGCCATCTTTCGATATCGTTTCCGAAGTTGAAATGCGTGAAGTGCAAAACGGCGTTGAGAATGCGACCCGTGAAGTAGGGACTCGCTTTGATTTTCGCAACGTTGAAGCCACGTTTGAACTGAACGAAGAGAAACAGACCATTAAAGTTCTGAGCGAATCCGATTTCCAGGTTAACCAGCTTCTGGATATTTTACGCGCGAAATTGCTGAAACGCGGCATTGAAGGGGCGTCGCTGGACGTGCCGGAAGAGTTTGTACACAGCGGCAAGACCTGGTTCGTGGAAGCAAAACTGAAACAGGGTATTGATGCAGCGACGGCGAAGAAAATCATCAAGCTGATTAAAGACAGCAAGCTGAAAGTGCAGGCGCAGATTCAGGGCGAAGAAATTCGTGTGACCGGGAAATCCCGTGATGACTTGCAGTCTGTTATGGCACTGGTGCGCGGCGGTAATCTTGGCCAGCCGTTCCAGTTCAAAAACTTCCGCGATTAATGTGCGCGCTCTCTCCCTGGCGGAGAGAGCGTGTCGCAGCGTTAACCCGCTACGGCTTGTTCAACCTCAAAGCGGTTAGTGACCTTACTGTCAATCTTGACGTAAGCGCTACGCTCTTCGGCAACCACTAATACTTCACTTACTCCCTTTGTTGCCAGCAAACGTTTTTGCAACGCTTCATTGATGGTGACATTTTCCGGGATCGCGATGCGCAGGCTGCTGACATAGGGCGGTTCCTGCATGGTGCCTGCGACAAGCAGCCAGACCATCGCCAGCAATGCACCGGCAAGAAATACCGTTTGTGAATCAAACAGACCATCTACCCAGCCGCCGAGCGCGCCGCCAATTGCCACGCCGATAAACTGGCTGGTGGAGTAAATCCCCATCGCCGTGCCTTTATAGCCTGCGGGCGCTTCTTTGCTGATTAACGAGGGTAGTAATGCCTCCATCAGGTTAAAGGCGAGGAAAAAGATCTGTACACCAATGACGATTTCCCAGAAATGTGGCCCCGCGCCCCACAACACGATTTCCGCAATCAGTAGCAGCGCCACGCAGAACACGAAAACGCGCTTCATGCGGCGCTTCACTTCGGCGTAGATAATAAATGGCACCACCGAAACGAAAGAGATAAGCATAGTGACCAGGTAGATTTTCCAGTGATCCGGTGCGAGAAAACCGGCGGCTTCGAGTTGGCCTGGCAGGGCAACAAACGTCGACATCAGCAGGATATGCAGGCACATAATGC is a window of Enterobacter sp. R4-368 DNA encoding:
- a CDS encoding MFS transporter gives rise to the protein MNDYKMTPGELRATWGLGTVFSLRMLGMFMVLPVLTTYGMALQGASEALIGLAIGIYGLAQAVFQIPFGLLSDRIGRKPLIVGGLAIFVAGSVIAALSDSIWGIILGRALQGSGAIAAAVMALLSDLTREQNRTKAMAFIGVSFGVTFAIAMVLGPIITHQLGLHALFWMIAGLATAGIALTIWVVPDSQQHVRNRESGMVKDCFQMVMVNPKLLKLNFGIMCLHILLMSTFVALPGQLEAAGFLAPDHWKIYLVTMLISFVSVVPFIIYAEVKRRMKRVFVFCVALLLIAEIVLWGAGPHFWEIVIGVQIFFLAFNLMEALLPSLISKEAPAGYKGTAMGIYSTSQFIGVAIGGALGGWVDGLFDSQTVFLAGALLAMVWLLVAGTMQEPPYVSSLRIAIPENVTINEALQKRLLATKGVSEVLVVAEERSAYVKIDSKVTNRFEVEQAVAG
- the thiI gene encoding tRNA uracil 4-sulfurtransferase ThiI; protein product: MKFIIKLFPEITIKSQSVRLRFIKILTGNIRNVLKHYDETLAVVRHWDHIEVRAKDENQRLAIRDALTRIPGIHHILEVEDVPFTSLHDIFEKALVQYREQIEGKTFCVRVKRRGKHEFSSIEVERYVGGGLNQHVDSARVKLTHPDVTVNLEIEDDRLLLVKGRYEGIGGFPIGTQEDVLSLISGGFDSGVSSYMLMRRGCRVHYCFFNLGGAAHEIGVRQVAHYLWNRFGSSHRVRFVAINFEPVVGEILEKVDDGQMGVVLKRMMVRAASKVAERYGVQALVTGEALGQVSSQTLTNLRLIDNVSDTLILRPLISYDKEHIIDLAREIGTEDFARTMPEYCGVISKSPTVKAVKAKIEAEEEHFDFSILDKVVAEASNIDIREIAQQTQETVVEVETVNGFGPNDVILDIRSIDEQDDKPLKLEGIDVVSLPFYKLSTKFGDLDQNKTWLLWCERGVMSRLQALYLREQGFTNVKVYRP
- the panE gene encoding 2-dehydropantoate 2-reductase, whose protein sequence is MRITVLGCGALGQLWLTALCKKGHEVQGWLRVPQPFCSVNVVDEDGSIFNESLTANDPEFLARSDLLLVTLKAWQVSDAVKGLAATLSPSTPVLLIHNGMGTVEELKALANPLLIGTTTHAARRDGNVIVHVASGTTHIGPARQQDGEFSYLADILQDVLPDVAWHNTIRPALWRKLAVNCVINPLTALHDCKNGDLRAFPEEIQKVTREVAAVIEREGHHISADDLLSYVNQIIENTAENISSMLQDVRAMRHTECDYITGYLLRRARAHGIAVPENARLYEMIKRKESEYERIGSDMSRPW
- a CDS encoding YajQ family cyclic di-GMP-binding protein → MPSFDIVSEVEMREVQNGVENATREVGTRFDFRNVEATFELNEEKQTIKVLSESDFQVNQLLDILRAKLLKRGIEGASLDVPEEFVHSGKTWFVEAKLKQGIDAATAKKIIKLIKDSKLKVQAQIQGEEIRVTGKSRDDLQSVMALVRGGNLGQPFQFKNFRD
- the yajL gene encoding protein deglycase YajL, producing the protein MSASALICLAPGSEETEAVTTIDLLVRGGIAVTTASVASDGNLVVTCSRGVKLLADAPLVEVADGDYDVIVLPGGLKGAECFRDSPLLVETVRQFHLSGRIVAAICAAAGTVLVPHEIFPLGNMTGFPGLKETIPAEQWQDKRVVWDPRVNLLTSQGPGTAIDFALKIIDLLVGREKAHEVASQLVMAAGIYNYYEA